Below is a window of Camelina sativa cultivar DH55 chromosome 11, Cs, whole genome shotgun sequence DNA.
AGCGTTGGAGGAGACAAACATGATCAGGTTTGGAGGGGTCAACAAATCCCGGTGGTTGATGCATGTAAACTGTTTCTTCAAGATCGCCATGTAGGAAAGCGTTCTTGACATCGAGCTGATGTAAAAGCCAATCGCGGGAAGCTGCATTGCCAAGAACAGTGTGTATAGTGGCTGGTTTCACGATGAGGCTGAAAGTGTCATCACAATCAATTCCAGGCTGTTGAGATTTACCGTTTGCCACAAGACGGGCTTTATAGCGAGATAAACTGCCGTCATCATTAAACTTGTACCTGAACAAGCACATAGAACAAATAATATTAGTAGCAACAGGTCGCGGAACAAGTTTACACGTTCTATGTTTAATAAGAGCATCATATTCATCAGTCATTGCTGGCTTCCAATTGCGATCTTTGGCAGCCTGAACATGAGACAAAGGTAAGGGAGAAATTGTGGCATCAGAATGAAGACACAATCGAACGCGTGGTTTAACGATACCACTTTTACTATGAGTTATCATAGGATGAgtaggaagaggaggaggagaaagaggaGTTGGATTTTGTAAAGCTTGGGGATCAAGGACTGGTGGAAGCAACGAAGTGTGAGCAATTGGTGATGGAGGAAGTataagagaaggagaagaaggaccTACAGACGGAGTCAGGGTCATAGAGAAAGGAAAGATAGCCTCATCGAAAGTGACATGGCGGGAGAGTATGATTATCTTGGTTTTCATGTCGAGGCAGCAAAAACCAAGATGATCTGTTGGGTAGCCAAGAAATTCACACGGTACAGACCGCAGAGCAAGCTTGTATGGTGTTGACGGTAGAAGTTTGGGATAACACAAGCACCCGAATGTCTTAAGCTGATGGTAGTTGGGTGGCATCTTAAACAACTTGGTGTACGGTAAGTCATTATTAATGGATGACGATGGTAAGAGATTGAGAGTGTGGACAGCAGCATTGAGAGCTTCCACCCAATACGTGAGAGGCATGGAGGCTTGGATGAGGAGCGTACGAACAACGTTGTTAATGGTGAGACGCATTCGTTCTGCACGACCATTTTGTTGAGACGTGTAGGGGCATGAGAACCGGAAGATGGTGCCATCGGTCGTCAATTGTTCCTTAAACGCAAGATTATCATACTCTCCACCATTATTGCATTGTAGTGCCTGTATTTTACAATGAAACTGTATCCGCACATAGTGAGAAAAATGAAGATACTTTGAGAACGTAACACTTTTTTGATGAAGCGGGTAAACCCAcacaaaatgagaaaaatgatcaAGAAAGATTAGGTAATATTTAAACGCACTAAGAGTTGATACCGGAGATGTCCAAATATCAGAATGTATTATTTCGAAAGGACGAGAGACAGAGGTAGTAGAAGAAACAAATGGGTGCCTAATGTGTTTACCCAATTGACATGCTTGACACAATGTTGTCAAGTCAGTCTTGTTGCAAGAAAtaaagagagatgagagaagaCAGTGAAGAACTTGTTCATTAGGGTGGGCGAGCCTTCGATGCTACAGAGAAGTATTGGAAGTAGAAGCAGCGAGAGCAAGAGGAGGAGTCCTAAGAGTGATAGAGTGAACAAGTATAGGGGCCCAAAGCTGTTACATCGGAGAAGGTTGGTCCGAGTTGGAAGGTCCTTAACAGTGAAACCGAAACGATCAAATTCAAGAGAACAAAAGTTATCCGTGACAAATTTACGAATggatatcaaatttttaataattgtagGACAAACGAGAACATTGCATAGAAAAAAGGGACGAGAAAGAGAGTGTAGAATCCCCTCACTGGTTGTCGTAACAGGAGCGCAAGACCCATTGCCAACAGTATTAGAAGGTAGATTGCTCGAATTAAAAGTAGAACGAAGAATACCTGGATGCGTGGTAATGTGGTTTGTTGCACCGGAATCCATGTACCATGGATTGTATGGATCCTGCAGTGCCATCGTATTAAATGCCTGAGTGATTTGCACAGGTAAGTACAAAGTGGCTAGTTGTTGTTTAGTCGCCGCATGGGTGAGATGGGCTTCATGGTTGGGCCTAGGAGAGGGTCCAAGAAGCCCAAGCTGCATACTAGTGTTGTGGGCCGAGTAGTTTGGTAGTGAGGCCAACAGAGAGAATGGATGGCTAGGGTATGAAGACATCAGCGGAGGATATGTCGCTGGCCATGATTGAGCTCTTTGTGGCCAGGCAGGTGTGTAAAGCTGGGGCCATTGACCGTTGTAGCGTCCACGACCACCACCATAACAGCCACCGCGACCACGGCCCCGATTACCTCTACCACCGCCGTTGTGGTGtgagtagttgttgttgttgttgttcgagTAACCTGCATCATTGGACTGACGTTGGTGGTGGTGTTGGTTTTGAGCATAAGCCGTGTTGTGGTTAGAGAAGGGCATGAGCATAAGCCGTGTTGTGGTTGACGAGTGTTGGTGGTGTTGGTTTTGTAAGGCATTTATCTTCCATGGTGAGGATCGAGCGAGCTTCAATGAACTGTGGGAAAGGGGATTTGTGTTTAATAACATTGATAATGTTATCAAATTTGTTGGATAGGCCGTTGAGAAGATGCATAAAAAGTGTGCGGTCTGAGACGGGTGATTCAAGATTGGCAAGCTGATCGGAGAGAGTCTTTATCTGGCAGTAGGTGTGAACAGTAAGATCCCCGATGACGGTAGTGAGAAGTTCATTCTCAAGTTCGAAAACTTGAGCCTCCTTGTTATCTTGGAAGAGATTTTTGATTGTGAGCCACAGATCACGAGCAGAGCACTTGGTTTTGAGTACGGTGTCGAGGATTGATTCCGATATGGTTCCATAGATCCACATCTTAAGCAAATCATCATGTTCCTTCCATTCTTTTTCGGTTTCAGGGGTAGGAACGAAGGCAACGTCAAGATGACTGAGAACTCCAAAACAGATACAGTGAGATTCGAACAACTCTCGCCAAACTTGATAGCTAAGTTTGGTCATATCAAGGGTTATAGGGATATAAGCCTTGATCTGGGAGATGCTAAAAGGTTTTTCATtagtggaggaagaagagatatgGGGAGCCATGACGAGGagaacaaaaaggaaaagaaggaagaagagatgtgaggaagaagaaagagagtggAGATTGGATTGATCGCTTAGCTTGGTGGCTAGGTTAATTTTATTCACGAGACAAACCTTATATATGCATGTTACAATAGGAGTGCTCCCCAAGTTCTATACATATTCGACATTATGAGTATAAAGaaatattctatatttctaGATTTTATGATATCTATCTAACAGTTAttgaatcaaaaatttaataaatcagTTAGATGATAATCATTTATGATTGCGCGCTAAATAGAGTCATGTGTAAATTAAGTAAATGAATATATCTTGAAATAAgaatattatagatatttatatatttaatctaattttattatatcaaggTTGATTTCGATGATAATACTAACATGAttgcgacatgtgtcaagttttAATCAGATGTTGatacatgttataaaataaaataaacttaaaaatacataaactaatttccatgtttatatctaaaaatgttaactatttttttcttaagtcATAACCAAGAGggaaacaaaaccaacaaatagTTATATATGCTAAATTTATATGTGTTtgtcaattagattttgacatcaCCGGTCATTACCATGAACAAGATATTGAATAAAATGTCACATTGTCACTAATTCCATTGACATTCATTAGGAAGTACAGAAAATCTAGTATGATCCGAACAATAGTCATAATTCCTATACTTGGTTTTTGCATTTTCGTAATCCTTCTGCTCGGAAACGCTTAGTCCAACATATTTTCCGGTGTTCCACCAATATGTTGATGATCCACAAACATTGAGACCATCCACGTGACAACCAGACTCAGAAAAGCCTTGAAAATGGGCCTTAAAAGGAGCATAAGACCAATTAATCATGGCCTTACCACCATCGGTTGCCCATGCCTCGCCGTTCCATAAGCTGCTCACCACTTGCATGGGTTTTGATGGGTAACTTATGCCTTTCGGGTTGTTTTTGAACACTCTTATTGGAATGTTGTCTATGAAAAACCTATAACCAATTCAtcgtttacaaaaaaaaaagagagttataagtatcaatatatttatatatgagcATTTTCCATAATATGCAATATATAACTATTAGATATTACATGTGTTATATTCACAAAGTCATCATTAATTATGTCTTAATAAGTGATCTTAAAAATGGATAATTAGCATAGACCCAATTAAGTGATCCAAACTTTGTAAATATTCATTTATCAAAGGGATTCTTATAGATTTTGCCATTTTCTAACTCAAATATTATGAATGTGccattttcaaatattatgaatgtgccattttcaaatattatgaaTGTGCCATTTTCACAACATATAATATTCATTatcatttttcatctttttgttatatcattttttttttggttaccctataaattatatcaacatatatttgATTGATAACCCattaatctaaataatttgtatcCAATCTATTTATATACCAATTTCAATTAATTGTTTCTGTAAAAATGCATGAGGAGAACATGAAGAAAGGGAACATACACAATATGGTATGGGTTCCAAAGAATTCCATAGGCATGAAAATCTTCAGTGGGATCAAACCAAAGAACAAATCTTTGTTCTCTATTTCCTTGACCTTTGGTGAACACATTGGTCTGTACTATTATTGGTTTCCCTTCTCTGTTCCCCAAGAACTCAAAGTCAACTTCATCTTGGATGTTTCCCTTTGAAGTAAGCTATATACCAATATGGAAAGTTGAGTTATTCTTTATAAAGCTAAAAGTCAATGTAAatcaaaaagaatatatataaaaaaaacacgaacATAGAAAGCGGTTACGATGCCGGCAGAATCTTTTTGCGgcaatttgattctcatttgAAAGAATCCTGACCCGTAGTGGTTTTTGGATTCAAAACCAGAACCTTTAGGTGTCAGAAACACAAAACCAATTCACATTTTAGTCTTAAGAATGACactattttgttatatatatatatagaatagacCTGAATTGTGATCCATGGAGAGCTGaacttctttgttttggttgagTTTCGAGACATGATCTTGTCCCCATGTAACGACATAGTTCTCATCAAAACTTGCTTCTTGGTTTACGTCAATGTTAATACCTCGAACCCTAATGACCAAGGGCATCAGtataagaaaaccaaatatCGACATATATTCCATATTATTCAGTTAAATTTATTAGTTGAGCTTTTTTAATGGAGCAATGATCTTTCCTATTTATATTCATGTATAGTGATGGGCTGATTTTGTAATCTAATAGGTTTTGCGTAGATGAAGTGCtatctttataaatatatatatagagtatgaATTATAATTATTCACAATATACgtatatacaatatatacagAGCCGTGCCAATATTGATTAGTATCATAAGcggttaaaagaaaaataccccaattaaattaaaaaaatgttaataaaaaatgtatcaCTTAcgaaaacaaattaacaaatgatataataattctaaaacatttttttccattttatccaCAAAATAGTTAACcaagttttaaaaacaaagttacaatttatatttactatttggaaattgaaaatgaattgggtaaaaaaaacagaaaacaaagtaaataagaaaagaatttaaaaacaTGAACTATTTTACGGAAACTGTAaaacaatttggaaaaaaacaactttcaaaaatatccctCTAAACTATAATaatcacaaaaatattaaagatgTAACGAGACTAGTAGGGGCAACAAAGCAAATCTCTTAATTTTACCCTAATTATTAAAtaactaatatttgtttttatctttttcttaattaattaacgtATTAGAAGTCTATGTTTGGATTATACAAGCCCAAATTTTGCTTCTTCGAATAGCATAAAGTTGTATCATTATAAATTGTAAACctatatttgatattaaaatatttttattagcAGTAGACTATAATCCAACTAATAAATATATGcccttaaataatttttaaaattggatgCCACAAGTGAatacttctttttctctcattaTGGCACGGTTCTGAATATACCAGCAACTTAAAAGTGGAGAATGAAATGTTTTCTGATTAGAggtttttctctcattttctacCTAAAAATGCATATTAGTGACAAGCGAATCACTTTATAAAGAGATTTCATGACTATGAAACTTAAAGATCgtttttcataacaaaaaaaaaaaaaNAAAAAAAACAAGTACCagctctttttctgttttagtaCATCTAAACGTACGTAACTATGAAATGATGTTTGTTTTAGTGCAgtcaattaaataatttaaatggactagttggatatatatatatatatatatatatatataactcatccaagaaaattaaaattattatataagaaaacctCTACTAAATCGATAATGGTGGTCAAGAAAGATGGTTTATATAACTTGTACCACATTCAAACAatggctgcaaatggttgcatCTTTCAACTTGTTAGATTTACCTTTCAactaggcatgtcaattagggttAAAACCCGCAAGTTGGCTCGGCCCGATTCTGAAAAATATCGGATTTAGGCTTCAACATATATGTCCAAAATTATCGGACCTTTCGGGCTCAGCTCGTTCTTACTATAG
It encodes the following:
- the LOC104728159 gene encoding uncharacterized protein LOC104728159, coding for MAPHISSSSTNEKPFSISQIKAYIPITLDMTKLSYQVWRELFESHCICFGVLSHLDVAFVPTPETEKEWKEHDDLLKMWIYGTISESILDTVLKTKCSARDLWLTIKNLFQDNKEAQVFELENELLTTVIGDLTVHTYCQIKTLSDQLANLESPVSDRTLFMHLLNGLSNKFDNIINVIKHKSPFPQFIEARSILTMEDKCLTKPTPPTLVNHNTAYAHALL
- the LOC104723908 gene encoding putative xyloglucan endotransglucosylase/hydrolase protein 1: LNNMEYMSIFGFLILMPLVIRVRGINIDVNQEASFDENYVVTWGQDHVSKLNQNKEVQLSMDHNSGSGFESKNHYGSGFFQMRIKLPQKDSAGIVTAFYLTSKGNIQDEVDFEFLGNREGKPIIVQTNVFTKGQGNREQRFVLWFDPTEDFHAYGILWNPYHIVFFIDNIPIRVFKNNPKGISYPSKPMQVVSSLWNGEAWATDGGKAMINWSYAPFKAHFQGFSESGCHVDGLNVCGSSTYWWNTGKYVGLSVSEQKDYENAKTKYRNYDYCSDHTRFSVLPNECQWN